A window of Nicotiana tabacum cultivar K326 unplaced genomic scaffold, ASM71507v2 Un00171, whole genome shotgun sequence genomic DNA:
TATCACTCCTAAAATCCTCATTCCTACACAGAAATATGTGATGTTCCATCACTTCGTTTGGAGGATTGTAATGTTGATGGGGACTGCACATAACGTACTTTAATGCTCGTTGCTGTAATGCCTTTCCTCttgtcctttttttttaattatttggtGTCCGGAATTATTGATCCAATTAATAATATGTTTGGCCAAATGAGAAGTATTTTTTCTCACAAGTACTTTTTGTGTCTgtctaattaatttgaaaagcatttctgagcagcaattagagGGTGTCTGTAAGTTTATAAGTTGGTCAAACTGACTTACAAATAccttttggcttatctacgcgtttggtaaacacCCAacgtgcttataagctaaaagcagtcataagtcataagttggtcacaCCAATTTATGACTTTTCAACTTATAAACACTTTTAGTTTGACCCAGGCTTTTATTAGTTTattcttaataatatttttaattcacaaaataaATTTCCTAACTTTCTCTTCATTCCATATTGGTTGTTCATCCTTTTCATTACAAAGAAACTTTTTAATTCATAATTTTTTGTAAAGTTTTTAAGGatattttaatcattttaataaaagaacagTTTATCACGTTTCTACTAAACACATCAATTGCTTATTAACAGTTTCAGCACATCTATCCAAACATGTAAATACTTATTTAAAAATCAGTTCCAGcacttaaaaatacttttcaGCACTTCAAGCTTATTAGCTATTTACATTCAGCTAATCCAAATGGGCTCTTagtatttggccaaacttttaaaaaccgCTTCTAAATgtacttttctcaaaagtatttttcaaaaatatgtttttggagagaaactacttttttctgcttctctaaAATTGCTTCTGCTCTTgttcaaaatcacttttttttcttctaaaatctTGGCCAAACATTTGAATTTGAAGAAACTTGGCCAAATAGATTGTAATGCTCATACTTATTATAGGAGATTAGTGCTCTAGCAAAGAAAAGTTCATTCCAAGAATTCCAATTCGAGATTTCTAAGGGTAGAGGAACTTTGATTATTATACCacacttatttttttctttgcttttcgaCAGCCCTAATAAATCACCAGAAGCTCTGCCCTTTGCTTTGCCCCGTGCTATCTTCCTCCGATTACCCCCACCCAATAACAAATAGGGCGGAAAATGTTGCAATCAATTATCTTTCTTGTTATCGTCAAACAAAAGACTATCATAAACTTGCCGACAAGCTACCCTCACCTACCTGATAGTTTTTCGACAGGTTGATCTTCGAATTTTGGTAGCAAAAAAATTTTGTCTTCTCCTTTTGAATAATGAAGTTGACGTGGTGGTCGATTCTAAGTGAAATGTTGTTACTTATAGCATGTTTGGTCGTccttctaaaatcaacttattttgaaaagtgtttaCAAGAAAGTATGGAGATCGAGAACAAGTATAGAAGGCTAGTAGGTAGTCGTAAGTGTATCCTTTTCTTACTTGTAGGATCAATAGTATTATCATATTTTTTTATATGTAAAATTATATTATTaccatttatttttatatttgctTCAGTTTTTTGTTATTCTGTTATTGTTGGTATTGTTTCGtgttactgttttctttcatgGGTTATACACTATTGTTTTCTTTTCAACTAATGTGTTGACTATGCTTCAcctgagctgagggtctatcaaaaacaacttctctaccttcacaaggtggGGATAAGGCTGGTAAACACTACCCTCCCAGTTTTCActtgttgttgttgcttttctaaaaagtacttttcaaaaaaagtatttttggcgtgaagcaatttgtgtttggccactCAATttgaaaaagcacttttgagtaacaattagtgtttgatcaatcttttaaaaagtatttttgtgGAGAAGCTATATTTTTCTGTTTCTCAAAAATTGCTTTTGCTtctacttaaaaatattatttttccttctaaaagtttggccaaacgaGTTAActctaatattaaaaaaaaatgccaaaaaaatacttggccaaacaggctattaaccAAGTGTTATCACCAAAAAGTTAACAAAGAAAGTCTTAAAATTGCATACAACATAAGCTAATTATGTCTCCCATTTTCCCAACACATTATAATTTGAAACACTTTTTTTTataatacaaaatagtaataatttggAACATTTTATTTAGTTTTGAGAATTACGCAGTCGTGATGTCTTTAAACCTCCATCTCACTCTTATTTCATGACATGTCTTTTAGAACAAAAAATTTCATCTCACGTGCTCAAGCAAAAtattttcggaaaatattttttatcataCTAAATACACTTATTTAAGCAAAAAATATCGAACAAATTAAAATGCAATAGGAGGTATATTAAAAGTcctcatttcatacttctttgaccaatccttTCTAATTCACGGTTTTTTcaaagaacttttttttttttgtaatttcttaCCTAAGGATTTAGAAAATATCAGATCGTTATCTAATTTAATGACATTCCTAACAAAACAAAAGGCACAGCTATTAATTTGCCCAAAATATGAATTAATTTCAACGTATACCCTACATATATATGATTGTCATGCCCATGATCAATGCTCTCTTATTTCTCTTTGTTTAACATCAATCATACTATTAGTCTGAATACCataattatcaaaaaaaaaaaatgaagtttgatctttattatttttataatgtttttTGAAGATTCTCCTACTCTAGTTCAAGAAAAATAGACTGAAAAAGACAAAAATTTACATGAGGTCAAATGAATGAACTGTAAGACTGAATTTTTAGCAGACAAACTGATGTATAATGCATAATTTATGGGTAAAAAAGTAGTATTTTATTATTGGCCCTTTGACTTGATTGGCTAATTCCAATCTCAATTCTCATGTTAGTTATTTAAACATTTATTAAGCATTTAGTTCCTATCCTCCAAGATGTTGGGCAAAATAGTCAAAaccttctttttttccttctttttttaaataatcaTTCGATATCCAAAGCGTGACTAGATTAACTTGAACTCGCATTGTGTAAGGCTCGATAAAAGGGGAAACActctataccataatttttttcATCTCAAAACTCGAACCGAGATCTCTGAATAAGAATGAAGAAATTTTATATGTCCCGCCACAatctttgaatttttcttttccttttaaagCAAAGGTCAAGCTCTCTGGAGGGTGTAAGTGTCTTATGTGTGTTATAAAGGATAGCAACTAAATAAAGAGTAGTTGAACAAAAATCTTAGAAAAACTTATAAAGAATGTAAATTGTcctatttctttaatatttttctgAGAATCTCCACCGTAATACATATATAATTAATATGCATGCAGAGTAGTATGTTCAAAAATAGATTTAAATGACCTTCGCAACTAATTGCATCTATACCAAGTTTTTGGGTCACAATTTAACTTATATTCGTTTTataaaaaaattgcaagcgtacccacttttcgagtaacttcagacatacggggcctgaagtagcaagaatttatgcctgaagtttgaacttcagaattttTTGTCTGAAGTGTGACCTTATCAAAGTAAAACTTCAGATATTTTCGTCTGAAGTTTGGCTTAACTTGCAAaagcaataaaaaaaaaaactttattcaTAGTGCAAACTGCATACAAATTAGTTTGAAGTTCTTCAGTTTGTAGTGCAAACGTCAGACAaaatcagcttgttatatttgaaCTTCAGATAATTTTTCCTCGCATGATAgttgcaaacttcagacaaaattTAACTTGGTAATGTCTGAAGTTTGGCCCTGCAGTCCCAAACTTCAATTGATGCTTCTTCGAGTTTTGACAATAAActcttgttttattatttatgtaCTTTGTGTTGGGGTGCAAACTTCAGACTAATTAGTCTGAAATTCTTCAGTTtatagtgcaaacttcagacaaaatcAACTTATTATATTTGAACTTCAGATTATTTTTTCTGGCATAATAGTTGCAAACTTTAGACAAAATTTAACTTGGTAATGTCTGAAGTTTGTCCCTGCAGTCCCAAACTTCAGTTGATGCTTTTTCGAGTTTTGACAATAAactcttattttattatttacgtATTTTGTGTTGGGATGTATTAATATTTGAGAGGCAGTGGCGAGTCTTTCTTTCTTCTTGATTTGTCGCTTTGTCCAATTTCCAGAAATGATAACATGTGTAACTTACATGATAACAtgtttgagagagaaaagaagaagaagaggaaaagaagaggaggaagaaatgAGCGCATAGGTCGCAGGATCTGAAGTTGTCAAAAttagggtataggttaaataattttaaaaatatgagtataggttaaatgggggcgaccaaatagggcgccccataCAATTTTTACTCTTTAGCGGGCAATGGGCAATAGTTATATGATTTGAAGTTGGAAGATTGTGGTTAATCCAATTTCGGATTTATTATTAACTAGcagtaatttttatatatattataaattttGGAGCCTAAATATTTTTGGGGTCTAAAACAACCATTACAGTTGCTTCGCCTTCGCTTGAATTCGGTCCTCGTCGGGCCTCAATATGAGTACCAGATATTGTTCaagaaatcgaaaaaaaaagaagataaccCTTTGGTTCCAAAcactaacaacttgtttggatggttattCTCTTCGGTCCAGTTTAATTGATTTTCGACCATTTTTTTTTGTCcacaatatttgatatttttagatatCAAGAAAGAATTAACTTCCTTTTTTCAAAGTTGTTCTTGGAGTAAAGAGCATGAGTTGTTATATTTacaatgaacaaattaaggttaatatggtcaatttcattgttaattaatgctaaaaggtgaattctttaatatgtgtgaaaagagccaaaaaatcaataaaaatggaccggagggagtatttaTTGTATTCTATTGtcactttaaatacaatatttttttgattgttacttaaattttattgtatgtATTGTTAAATTCGTTGTTACATAACGACGAAAAatgtcactttatgtaacgaccgatttggtgtggttgcGTCTTTACCTTACTTTTTTCTTTCATCTTGCCCATTTTCTGttattaaataatctcattttatcttttattctatttttttatataataattctatctCGTATCATACTTTTTTATTGTAATATTGtaagtttatttttcatagcGAGTGAATTACATCATGAAACGACatcaaaataatataatatattcaaataattataataaaatataatatattatgaAACCATACGTAACAATCGTCCACGTAATAGAATAAGTAACATGCCAAATAAAGACAACACCATAAGGATTTAAAAAATACACTAGCTTACATCCAACTCTAATCTCCGATAATAAAGGGAGTTAATTCATAATTTAATAGATTGCGAAATCTACCTTGTAATTAATTAACTAAGAAGTGTCTAATTTATTCAAACGCAGATTGATTAAATATTAAGTAAATAGGATTATTATATCAAGCTCTATTACTGAGTGTACACCTGTGTACTTGGTGGCCTAAATAAatcactttttaaaataaaaagtattagtattattatttacaaattaaACTGCTTAGTCCACGTGTCCCAACAACTTAAGCCCTAAAGAAAACTTAGTTTCATTGGGATAATTTACTTGAATTCGTactaaaatttaattattatatccAGGTTCATTTTGAGTGACACTAAAATTGAAAAAAGAGAAcctttattattaaaaaaaagattaTATAGTCAGTGAATAAATATTAAACCTTTTTGTTTGgtacattttaaattttttaatgaaTTTCTCCCAAATTTTATTTGTCATTTTCACAGCTTTTCTGTTGAAATATCTTGATTtgtcaattccttcaacttcaaATCTTCAATCAACCAAAAcaaattttccaaaattaaaaactTATGTATAGACAAAAGTGTCAATTTAATCATGAGTATATCCTCCAAATATCATCGAAATCAAAATTGATAAATTAACTACTCTTCCTACCTCATTTACATAGTACTAttattatttaaagaattaaataaGTTTTTCTTCAATCACGATTTTTAGCTATACAAAATTGTGATTTATAATACTCACTCTAACTATGTAGAATTTATTATAAAAAGTTAAAATGGTTGTTAGTTTATATTGAAATTAAAaggattattttctttttctcactCAATTGTGGTACTACCCActaaatatataaaacaaaacaaaaatactgTTGACTTTTTTCCAGTAAGATTGAACCTTATAATTTGAATACACTAACTTTTATTGAGATAAAAGAGAATATTATTTGGCCGTTGTTTCAAATatgtaaaaagaaaagaacaaaaaagaaatttCTTTTTCAACTAACCTTGTTTTTCAgcttctttcaaaaataaaaaaataaaaaattctttttcGGTCAATTTTTCCAGAAACATTTATGCAAAAACAGAGAGGAATTTTGGACAACATTTTCTCTTTTAACAAACGCCCCCTTAATTAATTGCATAAGATTATTAATATGACAAAAAGCAGATATAATAAATACTCATCATTTAGTGCTAAAAATAGAATATATCAAAAATAACAACCGAGATCTCTCTGTTGCTGAAGTTCTCATTGGCTCTGCACTTTTTTCCCACTCCCCCCACCCACCCCACAAAATCACCCCGGGtatacttcttcttcttcctcctacTGCCACCCCTTCACCATCACCATATCCATTTTCTAGATACCTtcttttttggctaaaaaattaAAAGCAAAAAAGGGAACTTTTTTCACCATAGCTTTTAGTGTACTCTGTTTGTTTGCTATTTGTCATCTTCTTGTCCCAATATTCTCTTATATGTAGTGGTGTATATCACTGTTATTCTTATCCCCTTCTCATGACTTAacatttttctgtttctgttgtTTCTTTTTAGCTCAATTTCAAGTGTTAGCTATAGTTCTATTACGTTTATGCATATGtatttatgttcttgattcttACCTTTAGTGGGTCTCTTTTAGTTAACTTTTCAACTTTTCTAAAGTATCTTGAAATCTAgccatataaatattatttttctctgGTTCAGTAGTAGAACTTTCTATATTGAAAATTTTGAGCTTGTGGGGTTTCtattcatgattttatttgtgaaTTTAGAGGGTTGAGGTACCCCTCAAAAACTCTACTTTTTGTTTGAAAAAAGGTCTGCAAAAGCATTTCAATTTGAAGCTTTAGTTCTTGGATTCAGGATTTAAAGTTGGTAGGTGCCACTTAATTACATGcacatattttaaaataatttctttatattttctataatttGGATCTGCCTATTGTTGCTTGTACTGAGCTGCATACAttattatcttgttatttttctttaattttctttgctttttcctAATAATAGAGAAATCTTTTGGGTATTTGAAGGGAGAAATCTTTAATGGAGCAACATGGTCAATGAAGATTCATATAGCCGATCTCAATTTGCTTCCGCTTGAGGTAGTGGTTGTTGTTTTTCCTAATAAAGGAGAATTATTTTGGGTATTTGAAGGGAGAAACTAAGGAAATAGGAGAAAAGTATGGATCATAGAAGTCATCAGCAGCAACAGATGACTTCTGGCTTAACTCGATATCGATCCGCTCCGAGTTCTTATTTTTCCAGTCTTTTGAGTAGTAATAATCCTACTGCTGTTGTTAGTGGAGGTGGTAATTGTGGTTATGCAAGAGATGATTTTGATCAGTTGCTCAATTCTCGTGCTTCGAATACTGATGATGTAAAGCAAGTTTTCGATAGATTTGTGGCTAATATTGATCCCCAAGATTTGAATCCGAATAATGGCCTAATTGGTGATACTCAGCAAATTCAGCAAAATCACATGAGTAATATGAATGTTAGATCAGAGGGTGTAGCTCCTACGAAACAAGAACATGAGCAAAGCCAAGCGCGACAGAGTCAGAATTCGCAGTTTATTGCAGCAGTGAAACAAGAAACTCAGCAAAATAGTGATTATTCTTTGGCttcacaaatgaattatcaaactCAAGCTCAACAAAATGACAATTCGGACCTTACGTCGGCCATGGATAATTTTGCCAGATTTTTGGGTGCGGCAGATTCAAATCGTTTGAACCAGACGAAAATGGATGGTGGATTTGGTGCTGGTAGTAGTAATTCAAATCTTACTCGTTATAACAGTTCGCCTGCTGGATTCTTTGCACAATTTGATATTGAAAATGGTATGCATTGTCTTGCTTCAACATTTTTGGTAGTGATTTTTATTATATATCATGACTAGTGGTATAAATTCAGATGAAGAAATGTTTTTAAATTTATGTGGAGATTCATTTTATAAGTTCATTTATTCGTCTAAATGTTTATTTTGAAATCTTGCATTGCGTGGACTGAGCCAAGACTCTATCTTTATTAAGCTATGCTTCTCAGCTGTAATTCAAATCTTCCTAGAAAATAAAGTTGCATGCATATGCATACTTATCATAGTTATTGAAGATAGCTAAATTAGTTTTAGAAGAGAAAAGAGGCGAGTCAACAATTTTTGCCACTAAATACTCATGAACTGTTTGGTACAGACTATTAGTTTGCTGAGATGTTCTTTTAACTATTATACTTTGGtaagggaagaaagaaaaagtaGGTTTTCTGAGATTTTAAAAGTTCTTTCCACAAAGGGGGCAAAAGTAAGTAATGAATCTAAATAGAAGTTTGTGGTCATTTCCAATGTTTTGATCTGACATTAGAGTTTGAGTTTGTTACTAAAACTATTTCAGCAATTGACAGAATATGGTGCAATGAGAGGCATAGGGGGTTATGGAGCTGGTGGTAATGCTGCTGCCGAAGCATCATTTCCCACTCCAAACAGGTTTAGTAGTCAAACGGCTCTCCAATCCGGACAACCGCCTTCTTCGGGGCTATTAGCTCCAATCTCTGTATTTGGAGCTAAAAGCATAGAAGAGGGCCGAGCAGGCGATGAAAGTTTTGGTAAAGGCCATAAAAATGATGAGAGTTACATGACAGTTTTCCCCATGCCTTCTTGGGATGATTCACAAATGTTGACTGATGATTTCCTTCAAGTACCAGAAGATAATGAGGCCGAGCCGTTCTCCAATGTAAATGCATCTGATAATCAGGTACTTTCTTAATCACATTCGTCGTTCTTTTACCACCTGTTGAAATGAAACAGCTCGAAATATTGCGGATTCACATGGCCTACCTAGTTAGTTTGGGATTGAGTAGTGATAACAGTAATTATTATTGTTAACGTTGTTTTTACGCCTGATTAATCTCATGCATACATGGTTTTGATAATCAGAGTAGTGAAGGTCGAGCTCGCCCTCCCACTCTGTTGTCTCATCTAAGTTTGCCTCAAACCTCAGCGGAGTTATCCGCCATGGAGAAGCTCTTGCAAGATTCAGTACCTTGTAAAGTCAGAGCAAAAAGAGGTTGTGCCACTCATCCTCGTAGCATCGCTGAAAGGGTACATAACCTTTGGAGTTAAATCAAGTTGTTTTATCCTTCAAAGATAGGCTAAGCATTTAGTGATTTAATTGTAACAAATCTTAGGTAAGAAGAACGCGAATTAGCGACAGAATGAGGAAGCTGCAAGATCTTGTTCCCAATATGGACAAGGTAATCTTAACTTACAAATTGCCCAAAAATATGGTGCAGTCGAAATTTAGCTTctcttattctttcttttttcttttttcgtttcttTGCAGCAAACAAACACAGCAGATATGTTGGACTTTGCAGCTGACTACATTAAAGAACTAGAGACACAAGTCAAGGTACATCCCAAAAAGGAATAACAATGAGCAATACCAAGGGATCCCTTCCATTCACATTTTCCACTTTAATTCAATGTGCAATGACTgcattttcttgaattattttCAGGCACTATCCGAAAGGCGTTCGAAGTGTACATGCTCGAATAAAATAGAAGATCACATTCAAAAATGATAAGGTAGGGCATTGTTGTGCACATTCTAGTGGGATAAAAAAGATTGACAATGGAAATAGCAAGCAGATAGGTAGATTCTCTTTTGGCACTTGAAAAAGAAGAGAATAGGCTGTCATTTTTTGGTGTGTAAAAAGATAGAAGCATATTCATCTGTTGTAACATAATAACCTAACTCTACATAAATTTCCATTGTCAAATTTTCTTGATCTGTTGTGTTTCTGTGAAAGGAATAGAATGATAGGACTTAATCAACCGCTTTTGTGGACTATTTTAGGTAAAAGGTTGTTAGATCTTTTTTGTTATGATGTGTAAGTAAGTGTGTTTCCATTCAGAAGTCCAATAACTCTTTTTAGATAAAAAGGAGGCACAACATCTTTAAACTTAGTAGACCCCTTTTGTTATCTTTGCAGTTTTTGTATACCTGACTAACGAACTGTCCATACTATGGCCGTTTGGATTgacttaaaaaaaaattggcttTTTTAAGTTAAGTGCTTAAAAGCACGCACTTTATAAGTGCTGGAacttgttttataaataagcagttaagcgtttggataaaagtgctgaaacttAAAACAAGCTGATGAAGTGTTTGGTAAACAAGTGCTGGTAAACACTTTTTCTTGTTAAAATGACTGAAATATCCTTAAAGTTATTAACATTATAAAGAATATGATGACTATAATATTATATTTTCCGTTCATAGCTTCAAATTCATGGGTAACACGTAAATTGATTGAATGATTTGATTTTAGAATATAATTATACCAATTGAATGAATATTGTTTGCCTCACGTTAAGAACTTCAATAAATTGACAAATATTGTAGaatggagaaaaaaaaaatagtatgttGTAGGGTTTTAACTTGGGGGTAATTtcggtttttaagaaaaattataagGGATAATAATGTAATATTCTTGGTCAAAGCAATATGGCTTTTAAGCCAATTTAGAAAAAGTTGGGTTTTCCAGTTAAAAACTGCTTAAAAGCTAATTTGACCAGCTTTTAAGCCCATCCAAACAGGCTCTCTATCTGTTCCGTTTTATACGACACTATTACTATTCGAGTTCTCTAaacattttaaagatatttttatttgtaattttttatatatataatagtaaGCCATATTAATGATTAGGTGGCTAATAAGTAGTGTCTCCATGCTATTTCATTAAATGTTCaaaggaaatttgaagttttgagaAGTATTCAGAAGGGGTTGCTACATGTAGTTAAtgttagtgggcgtttggacataagaattgtaaaattccaaaaaagggtgaaaatttttcaagtgaaaatgatatttgaaatttagagttgtgtttggacatgaatataattttgggttatttttgaagttttgtgagtgaaaaatttgaaaaatagttttttggagtttttcaaactttcgaaaattttcaaaatgtatcttcaagtgaaaattgaaaattttatgaacaaacgctaattttaaaataaaataaaaattgaaaaaaggaaaaaaattcttatgtccaatcGGGCTCTTAGTAATTGCCTAGAGTATGCAAATATTTGAAGTATTAATTGTGGTGTCTCCTTTCTTTTCTAAGAAAGTGACATGTTCCTAAAATCTGTTTTCAAATTAATTCAGCTTATATTGCAGAAGGTGAGAAGCTTTTACCAATCAGTGTAGTCTTATTGATCCGTTAATTCTAACAAGTTACTTTTCATCCTTTTCAAATTAAGAACTTGGTTGATTTAGTTTTGAATATATAAAAGAAGAGCCGGACCCAAGATTCGACAGTTACGGGACACCGCTACATTCAATATAAATTTATTACTGCTCATAAAAATTGGTACGAGGACCTATGTTAATATCTGACTATTTCTTGAAAAAATTAGCAAGTATATATAAAATTTTTGCCGAAATTTTCGGATGCCGGTGACTTCTGTGCCTACGATGTAGGTCTGCCTCCGTATAAAAAGTATATATAAGAATCAAGAAATTTAATGTTGGACTTCACTTTAAAAAGGATATTAGTTTGGGGCTATGGTATACAATTAGACATTCTTAGCTTCACCAACTGTGTCGAGTAATAGTTAATGAAGTGTATTTCATGGGATCTCATGTTCAAATTCTAGCAGAGGtaaaaatactaggtgatttcttctcataTATCAAAATTTTGACAGACAAAATTATCTGATCCCTATGTTGATGGGAAATAGTAGATATCG
This region includes:
- the LOC107760028 gene encoding uncharacterized protein LOC107760028; its protein translation is MDHRSHQQQQMTSGLTRYRSAPSSYFSSLLSSNNPTAVVSGGGNCGYARDDFDQLLNSRASNTDDVKQVFDRFVANIDPQDLNPNNGLIGDTQQIQQNHMSNMNVRSEGVAPTKQEHEQSQARQSQNSQFIAAVKQETQQNSDYSLASQMNYQTQAQQNDNSDLTSAMDNFARFLGAADSNRLNQTKMDGGFGAGSSNSNLTRYNSSPAGFFAQFDIENEYGAMRGIGGYGAGGNAAAEASFPTPNRFSSQTALQSGQPPSSGLLAPISVFGAKSIEEGRAGDESFGKGHKNDESYMTVFPMPSWDDSQMLTDDFLQVPEDNEAEPFSNVNASDNQSSEGRARPPTLLSHLSLPQTSAELSAMEKLLQDSVPCKVRAKRGCATHPRSIAERVRRTRISDRMRKLQDLVPNMDKQTNTADMLDFAADYIKELETQVKALSERRSKCTCSNKIEDHIQK